TTGAGCCTGTTAAACACGGTTACAGGAGAAATTTCTAAAAATCAGGGTATTTTAATCAAGCCACAGCGTTCCACAGTAAGTCCGTTTTGTACGGAGCTTACAACAATAACCCAGGATTTATTGGATAAGGAAGGTGTATTGTTTGAAGAAGCAATTGAAAAGCTTATTGACGAATACAATCCGGATTTGTATACCTGGGCGAGCTATGGCCAATATGATTTAAACATGCTCAAAAGACAATGCATGTCCTTTGGCGTAAATTATCCAATGAGTAACGACCATATTAATGTGAAGGTTTTGTTTGCCGAAACAAAAGGACTGTCAAAACCAACAGGCATGAATGGCGCTTTGCATATTCTTGAAATACCACTTGAAGGAACGCACCACAGAGGTATTGATGACGCAAAGAATATTGCTAAAGTATTGCATTGGTGCCTTAAAAACCAATAATAAAAATAACCATGAATCATCCCGATTCATGGTTATATATTTAAGCACTATTTATCGGTTTATTATTTCTTCAATTCCAGCCATCTATCATACGACAAAACTCCTAATTCAGGCTGTCCGTTTCCTTCCAGAAGCGATATGAATTCCAATTGGTTTCCGTCAGGGTCATTGAAATAAATAGCCAGTGCCGGCATCCAGGCAAAAACCATAGGTTCTGATGAGCCGTTTTTAAGGAAATTATAAGGCTGGAGCTGGTTGTTCTTTAAAAAGCCCTCTGACTGTTGTAATATAAATTCAATATCACAGGTAAAAGCAAAATGTCGTGTCTGTAAAGATTCCTTTTGCTCCCAAAGTCCCAGCATGGCTTTTTTTCCTTCACCAATCCAAAGGAAGGCTATGGGTCTGGTTTCATCATAATGAGCCAATTGTAATCCCAGTGTTTCGGTATAAAATTGGACTGCTTTTGTCAGGTTACTGACTTGAATATGGGTTTCGTATAGTCCGGTTATCATAAGAATAGTAATTTTTAGATAACCAAAATTAGCCATTCTTAAAGGCATTAAAAGAACTTTGTTATAATAAAAGTTTATAGGACTATTGTGTAAGATTAATTGATTATCTGAAACCTTATACTAAAAACTAATCTCAATAAGTTTATGTTTTTTGCTAATAATAATCCTTCACTAAAACAAAAAACCGCAAACTGAAAATTTGCGGTTGTACTATTTTTAAGCATCTCTGTATATTTTATCATACAAATTCTGGTATTTTTCCTTGACGTTTTTACGTTTTAATTTTAAAGTAGGGGTAAGTTCTCCTCCGTCAATCGACCAAACTTCCGGCGTCAGTTCAAATCGCTTTATCATTTCCCAGTGCCCGAATTTTTTGTTGATGTCATCCACTTCTTCCTGAAAACGTTTCTTGACTTCTTCGTTGGCAACAATCTCTTTGTTTGTGGAGCCAATAGACAATCCTTTTTTAGCAGCCCATTGTTTTACGAAGTCAAAATCAGGCTGTATGAAAGCGCCCGGCATTTTTTCACCATCGCCAATAACCATAATTTCACCAATAAAGCGGGACTGTTTCATTGCATTTTCAATTAATTGGGGTGCGATGTATTTTCCTCCTGAAGTCTTGAACATTTCTTTTTTCCTGTCGGTAATTTTCAGGAAACCGTCTTTATCAATCAATCCAATATCGCCTGTATAGAAATAGCCGTCTTTGACTGCCTCGGCAGTTTTCTCCGGGTCTTTATAATAGCCCATCATTACGTTTGGACCTTTACAAAGGATTTCACCGTCTTCTGCAATCTTGACTTCCACATTATCAATCACTTTGCCTACGGTTCCTATTTTGAATCCGTGGTTACGCATATCGTTTACAGCAATTACAGGAGAAGTTTCGGTTAGTCCATAACCTTCCATAACAGGAATTTGTGCAGCAGCAAAAACTCTTGCCAGCCTTGGTTGTAATGCAGCACTACCGGAAACCATCAGTTCAAGATTGTTACCCAGACCTTCTTTCCACTTACTGAAAATCAGTTTTCTGGCAATTCCCAATTGGAATTCATACCACCAGCCATTTTTTCCGTAAGGCTCAAATTTCAGTCCAAGCTCAATCGCCCAGAAAAATAGCTTTTTCTTGATTCCGGTAAGTTCGGCACCTTTGGCATAAATCTTATCATATACTTTTTCTAAAAGTCTTGGGACAGCTGTCATAACATGCGGTCTCGTTTCTTTCAGGTTATCGCTTAATTTGTCAATCGATTCGGCAAAATAAATTCCCACACCATAATACTGGTAGAGATATACAACCATTCTTTCAAAAATATGACAGATAGGAAGGAAGCTCAACGCTTTACTTTTTCCGGCTTGAAACGGAATTCTTTTTTCGCTTCCCAATACGTTGGAAACAATATTTTTATGAGATAGCATTACACCTTTCGGTTTTCCGGTAGTTCCTGAAGTATAGATGATTGTTGCCAGGTCTTCAGTGGTTACGGTTTCTTTTCTGGCTTCGACTTCACTCTGATTGCTTTCGTCTTTACCTAATTCCAGTAATTCTGTCCAGTTTTTGCATCCGGAGATGGTATTAAAGCAGAAAACTTCTTTTAGATTGGGAACGTTATTTTTAATAGCATTTACTTTCTTTAGAACTTCTTCATCAGAAACGATGCAGTAAATAGAACCGGAATGATTCAGGATATACTCATAATCTTCTTCAGAAATAGTAGGATATATAGGAACATTTTGCGCTCCGGTTTGCAGAATCCCAATGTCTACAATATGCCACTCGGTTCTGTTGTTTGATGAAATGACCGCAATCTTATCATCTTTTTGTACTCCCATTCTCAAAAGGGCTCTTGAAATGGCGTTTGCTTTTGAAATATATTCGTCAGTAGAAGTCTTCACCCATTCTCCATCATACTTTGTAACCAACGAATCGGGAATGCTGTATTTTTCCTGTTGATGGTAAGGAAAATCAAACAAGCGTGTTATTTTGTTCATTGAGGTAAATTTTATCTGCAAATTATAAAAAATATATTAAGAATGCCAATATTTTCAAATAGTGATATACTATTTTAATATAAGTTTAGTAATATGTCTTTATTGTATGTCTTATTTAGTTATTTTCTTCTTAAAATTAGAATTGTGCTATTTTTTGATAGAATAATGCTATAATTCGTAATTAGTAATACTCAAATTTGATAAAACTAAAAATATTAAATTATGAGCGATGTTCTAAAAAGACCCCAGTTTAAAGAAAGATATGATAATTATATAGGAGGAAAATTTGTACCTCCTGTGCATGGAAAATATTTCGACAATGTTTCCCCGATTGACGGAAAAGTATTTGCACAGGCAGCACGCTCCAGCAAAGAAGATGTTGAAT
This portion of the Flavobacterium lindanitolerans genome encodes:
- a CDS encoding AMP-dependent synthetase/ligase, which gives rise to MNKITRLFDFPYHQQEKYSIPDSLVTKYDGEWVKTSTDEYISKANAISRALLRMGVQKDDKIAVISSNNRTEWHIVDIGILQTGAQNVPIYPTISEEDYEYILNHSGSIYCIVSDEEVLKKVNAIKNNVPNLKEVFCFNTISGCKNWTELLELGKDESNQSEVEARKETVTTEDLATIIYTSGTTGKPKGVMLSHKNIVSNVLGSEKRIPFQAGKSKALSFLPICHIFERMVVYLYQYYGVGIYFAESIDKLSDNLKETRPHVMTAVPRLLEKVYDKIYAKGAELTGIKKKLFFWAIELGLKFEPYGKNGWWYEFQLGIARKLIFSKWKEGLGNNLELMVSGSAALQPRLARVFAAAQIPVMEGYGLTETSPVIAVNDMRNHGFKIGTVGKVIDNVEVKIAEDGEILCKGPNVMMGYYKDPEKTAEAVKDGYFYTGDIGLIDKDGFLKITDRKKEMFKTSGGKYIAPQLIENAMKQSRFIGEIMVIGDGEKMPGAFIQPDFDFVKQWAAKKGLSIGSTNKEIVANEEVKKRFQEEVDDINKKFGHWEMIKRFELTPEVWSIDGGELTPTLKLKRKNVKEKYQNLYDKIYRDA
- a CDS encoding 3'-5' exonuclease, coding for MKTTDKIIIIDLEATCWKGKIPDGEVNEIIEIGLSLLNTVTGEISKNQGILIKPQRSTVSPFCTELTTITQDLLDKEGVLFEEAIEKLIDEYNPDLYTWASYGQYDLNMLKRQCMSFGVNYPMSNDHINVKVLFAETKGLSKPTGMNGALHILEIPLEGTHHRGIDDAKNIAKVLHWCLKNQ
- a CDS encoding VOC family protein, translating into MITGLYETHIQVSNLTKAVQFYTETLGLQLAHYDETRPIAFLWIGEGKKAMLGLWEQKESLQTRHFAFTCDIEFILQQSEGFLKNNQLQPYNFLKNGSSEPMVFAWMPALAIYFNDPDGNQLEFISLLEGNGQPELGVLSYDRWLELKK